One Cyclopterus lumpus isolate fCycLum1 chromosome 7, fCycLum1.pri, whole genome shotgun sequence DNA window includes the following coding sequences:
- the LOC117733142 gene encoding LOW QUALITY PROTEIN: P2Y purinoceptor 1-like (The sequence of the model RefSeq protein was modified relative to this genomic sequence to represent the inferred CDS: inserted 1 base in 1 codon) encodes MNNTFCQRISLDFXGKFLPPVYILVFIIGLAANGWGLKSLQQNWKKLGSINIFVLNLGLADILYLLTLPFLVVYYFMGSKWIFGDVFCRITRFFFNLNLYGSIGFLTCISVYRYLAIVHPMRVMGRITVTHSVGISVMVWLLVSVQSLPDMFYNKTFGNKTLKCYDTTSNIYVEDYLIYSLGWTLTGFCIPFLIILGCYGHMIVFLCRTRISDEVLKRRCLKLLCIFSVCYAPYHVFKNLNLWSRVLFRQKICGEWFHGVYISHQISRGRVSLNSALTPLVYLLGNEDVPAQLR; translated from the exons ATGAATAACACATTTTGTCAACGGATCTCTTTAGACT AAGGCAAATTTCTGCCTCCTGTTTACATCTTAGTCTTCATCATTGGTCTGGCAGCTAATGGATGGGGATTGAAGTCTCTTCAGCAGAACTGGAAGAAACTGGGGAGCATCAATATTTTTGTTCTCAACCTTGGACTTGCAGATATTCTGTATCTGCTCACGCTCCCATTTTTGGTGGTGTACTACTTCATGGGGAGTAAATGGATCTTTGGAGATGTGTTCTGCAGGATAACAAGATTCTTCTTCAACCTGAATTTATACGGCAGCATTGGGTTCCTTACTTGTATCAGTGTGTACAGGTACCTAGCTATTGTCCATCCAATGAGAGTGATGGGAAGAATAACTGTCACCCACTCTGTGGGGATCTCAGTCATGGTTTGGCTGTTGGTGAGTGTTCAAAGTCTTCCAGACATGTTctacaataaaacatttggaaACAAGACGTTAAAATGCTACGACACCACCAGTAACATCTATGTTGAGGATTACCTGATATACAGCCTCGGATGGACCCTCACTGGCTTTTGTATCCCATTCCTCATCATACTGGGCTGCTATGGACATATGATTGTTTTTCTCTGCCGCACAAGAATCTCTGATGAGGTTCTGAAACGGAGATGCTTGAAGCTGTTGTGCATCTTCTCGGTTTGTTACGCCCCCTATCACGTATTCAAGAACCTCAACCTCTGGTCAAGAGTTCTGTTCAGACAGAAGATATGCGGTGAGTGGTTTCATGGAGTCTACATTTCTCATCAGATAAGTCGTGGCCGTGTGTCTCTGAACAGTGCTCTCACCCCTCTGGTTTACCTCCTTGGAAATGAAGATGTTCCTGCTCAGCTCAGATAA